One Dreissena polymorpha isolate Duluth1 chromosome 9, UMN_Dpol_1.0, whole genome shotgun sequence genomic window carries:
- the LOC127846224 gene encoding uncharacterized protein DDB_G0271670-like: protein MCALCEGKENVYTRIADLESHVKKVHREVTMSKDQFTRANGFYFAKYPEDYAKVVDNINPYDSKAAYEARKAMRSWSDTFSDKQARGDQWTAGWRKGLEILRGMAKKRESRERSVSRDKRTLVEKSARTERQVVREDSSSVAQLEQGTSSKVAAEEDRPKETEKGLKRRRKESEGDQNFDHRDNIELGEEAVSERNMGADRDRVVSPSGEISSSSSSSSSSSSSSASSCCSSVLGSSSSLKGQSLPDSEEGLYAHVSVCEKGLVIGQ, encoded by the coding sequence ATGTGCGCTTTGTGTGAGGGGAAAGAGAACGTTTACACCCGTATAGCGGATCTGGAATCCCATGTGAAGAAAGTCCACCGAGAGGTAACAATGAGCAAGGACCAGTTTACCAGGGCGAATGGGTTTTACTTTGCCAAGTATCCTGAGGACTACGCTAAAGTAGTTGACAACATCAACCCTTACGACTCCAAGGCGGCCTATGAAGCGAGGAAAGCCATGAGAAGTTGGAGCGATACATTTTCGGACAAGCAAGCTAGGGGAGATCAATGGACGGCCGGTTGGAGGAAAGGATTGGAGATTTTAAGAGGTATGGCGAAGAAGAGGGAATCCAGGGAGCGGAGCGTGTCGCGAGACAAGAGGACCTTGGTTGAGAAATCCGCAAGAACTGAAAGACAAGTGGTACGGGAAGATAGCAGTTCGGTTGCTCAGTTGGAACAAGGCACAAGCTCGAAAGTAGCAGCTGAAGAAGACAGGCCAAAAGAAACTGAAAAGGGACTAAAACGTAGGAGGAAAGAGTCGGAAGGGGATCAAAACTTTGATCACAGGGACAACATAGAGTTGGGTGAAGAAGCCGTTTCGGAGAGAAATATGGGCGCAGATCGAGACAGGGTTGTTTCTCCAAGTGGTGAGatatcttcctcctcctcctcctcctcctcctcatcttcCTCTTCAGCGTCGTCCTGCTGCTCATCCGTGCTGGGTTCAAGCAGCAGCTTAAAAGGACAGAGCCTTCCGGATTCTGAAGAAGGGCTGTATGCCCATGTGTCCGTCTGCGAAAAGGGACTGGTCATTGGTCAATGA
- the LOC127846223 gene encoding uncharacterized protein LOC127846223 codes for MFDDGVEYLDPEQKNKFAKSLYKYQDVFAKSSDDLGCTNVVKHKINTESANSIVLDDSHMEIEKWNGLKLRRCFKRVRSFEVRSFDYRRFVKGFADIAKPLHKLCVKNSKFIWNQMCQEAFDFLKEMLTSAPVLAYPQLGSQFILDTDASDNIEPEQATKMPMLCPEDHASHASTNKIIKKR; via the exons ATGTTTGACGACGGTGTTGAATATTTGGATCCCGAACAGaaaaacaagtttgcaaaatCATTGTATAAGTACCAAGATGTGTTTGCAAAGTCGTCCGACGATCTCGGGTGCACAAACGTCGTGAAACACAAGATAAACACTGAAAGTGCTAACTCCATAGTGCTAGACGACAGCCATATGGAAATAGAGAAGTGGAACGGGCTGAAGTTGAGAAGATGCTTCAAAAGG GTTCGGAGCTTTGAGGTTCGGAGCTTTGATTACAGAAGATTCGTAAAGGGATTTGCTGACATTGCCAAACCACTTCACAAATTGTGTGTGAAAAATTCGAAATTTATTTGGAATCAGATGTGCCAAGAAGCTTTTGATTTCCTCAAAGAGATGCTTACATCAGCACCGGTGCTAGCGTACCCTCAACTGGGTTCTCAGTTCATTCTAGACACAGATGCTTCAGAT AACATAGAGCCGGAACAAGCCACAAAAATGCCGATGCTTTGTCCAGAAGACCATGCAAGTCATGCGAGCACCAACAAGATAATCAAGAAGCGATGA